In Fusarium musae strain F31 chromosome 7, whole genome shotgun sequence, a single window of DNA contains:
- a CDS encoding hypothetical protein (EggNog:ENOG41) has translation MRFLPFVAAALAVVPGALAVDQKKSAIVWFEDESTPDNIVDECKNALIKAGGKITHVYSIIKGFSVIAPEKALEIVQVNHENHQIRVEKDEVVTTD, from the exons ATGAGATTCCTCCCCTTTGTCGCCGCCGCTCTCGCGGTTGTCCCAGGCGCCCTTGCTGTTGATCAAAAGAAGTCGGCTATCGTCTGGTTCGAGGACGAGTCTACCCCCGACAACATCGTCGATGAGTGCAAGAACGCcctcatcaaggctggcGGAAAGATCACTCATGTttactccatcatcaa GGGCTTCTCCGTCATCGCACCCGAGAAGGCGCTCGAGATCGTTCAAGTCAACCACGAGAACCATCAGATTCGGGTTGAGAAGGACGAGGTTGTTACAACGGACTAG
- the CRP28 gene encoding 40S ribosomal protein S23 (EggNog:ENOG41), producing the protein MAGGKPRGLNAARKLRTNRKDQKWADLAYKKRALGTAYKSSPFGGSSHAKGIVLEKVGVEAKQPNSAIRKCVRVQLIKNGKKVTAFVPNDGCLNFVDENDEVLLAGFGRKGKAKGDIPGVRFKVVKVSGVGLLALWKEKKEKPRS; encoded by the exons ATGGCTGGAGGCAAACCCCGTGGTCTTAACGCCGCACGCAAGCTGCGAACGAACCGAAAGGACCAGAAATGGGCCGATCTCGCCTACAAGAAGCGTGCCCTCGGTACCGCCTATAAGTCCTCTCCCTTCGGTGGTTCCTCACACGCCAAGGGCATCGTCCTCGAGAAGGTCGGTGTCGAGGCCAAGCAGCCCAACTCCGCTATCCGAAAGTGTGTCCGTgttcagctcatcaagaacGGAAAGAAGGTCACTGCCTTCG TTCCCAATGACGGTTGCTTGAACTTCGTGGACGAGAACGACGAGGTCCTCCTGGCTGGTTTCGGTcgcaagggcaaggccaaGGGTGATATTCCCGGTGTTCGATTCAAGGTCGTCAAGGTCTCTGGTGTCGGCCTGCTCGCTCTgtggaaggagaagaaggagaagccccGTTCTTAA
- a CDS encoding hypothetical protein (EggNog:ENOG41): MQATLEEVELSASGGTHVFGPDHDRKLADLRAAQIALAQAWARSEADDVIDTAQLETVGSVTGSEVRNMKGALGDTSKPGPDGTEKSAVGSSSISRPNSSGTGVERLGHKLEEETEVDILLARKRREANDRYFQRVNQGVIDVVTRLEDVAVAMRAVEQESKEVWSENDSVPGASRT, encoded by the coding sequence ATGCAAGCAACATTGGAAGAAGTCGAGCTCTCAGCTTCTGGGGGCACTCACGTGTTTGGCCCAGATCATGACCGTAAGCTGGCTGACCTGAGAGCCGCTCAAATTGCCCTTGCTCAAGCCTGGGCCAGAAGCGAAGCAGATGATGTTATAGACACAGCCCAGCTCGAAACTGTGGGGTCTGTAACTGGATCTGAAGTCCGAAACATGAAGGGTGCGCTCGGCGATACCTCCAAGCCTGGACCTGATGGCACAGAGAAGAGTGCCGTTGGAAGCAGCAGTATATCACGACCCAACAGTAGCGGCACGGGAGTTGAGAGACTCGGTCACAAGCTCGAAGAAGAGACGGAAGTGGATATCCTCCTCGCAAGGAAACGACGAGAAGCCAATGATCGATATTTCCAGAGGGTCAATCAAGGAGTGATCGACGTTGTAACCCGGCTTGAAGATGTCGCAGTGGCCATGAGAGCTGTTGAACAGGAAAGCAAGGAAGTTTGGAGCGAGAACGACAGTGTTCCTGGTGCTTCGAGGACGTGA